Below is a window of Cytobacillus firmus DNA.
ATACATGCCTTATACAGAGGTTCCGGTGACATTTTACTTAAAAGAGGCATTGAGATTTTTAATTCACAAGAATCTGATAGGAATGTCCGCTCTGATTTTCAAAGACTTATAAAAGATATCGATAAGACCGAAACATTATGCCACTATCAAAAAGCTGAATACAGATATCACCGATTCAGCCGTGAGGATATGCGCGACTTTCATTATGAATATAAGAAACTGACCATCTTAAGACAAATCACCTATCACACCGGAAACTTGATCTTTCTGGCGCCTGGCCGGCTGGACATTGAGAAGAGCAGGAAGAAGTTCGCCTTGTCAGTCCTTGAGGATTTAAAAGACAGTCTGTATGATCCGGGCTTTCTTATTTCAGAAACCCAGCGGGAAAAAATCAGCCAGGTAACACAATGGTTTATTGAGCAAAAACAGCTGGACCCTGCAGGCGGTTTAAAACCGCGCACACACCACCATGTCCAGCCTGAAACAGCCATTCTCTATGAAATTCTCTCTATCCATGACTTAATTGAGGAATTAAATCAAATTCAAATTATGGAAGTTAAACACCGGAAGCTTTTAAAAGCTCCATTGAAGCAGGTGGCCAAAAAGCGGGAAACAGGCATGAATGAATAAAGGAAGACCGGGAATTCAAATCCCCGGTCTTTTTCCATTATGAAGATATACTCGCTCTACCCATCAAATATCCTGCTATGATTCTCGTTAAAGCATCACGATCCATTTGCAGCATGGGAATCCCTGCAACTGCAAGCAGCTTTTCCGTATTGTCTGACGGGAAATCAATGGTCCGCTGGAAATAATTGTGGAAGATGCTCATTGAATCATGAAATGCCTTTTCCTCACTTGTCATTTCTGCAGATTCTACAGGCACACACATCTCCAATTGCGTAAAATCCAATACCTCTTTTACTATTTCATACACATCTGATTGCAGAGGCGGGTTAGGGTTTGTAATATTGTAAATCCCGCCATTCTCTGCATGAATCAAGGCGGCATGCAGTGTATCTATCACATAATTCACCGGCACGAAATTCTGGGCCACTTCAGGATCCAGATAGATTCTGCAGGTTTGGCCGTTTGGTTTTCGCAGGGACCGTTTTTTTAAGATCTTAATGCCTTTTAAAAATCCGTATAAACCGAAGTTTGTATCAGCTTCACCTGTTCTGGAATCTCCGATGATAATCCCGGGCCGGAGAATTACAATATCCAATTTATCCCGGAATGTATATACCAGGTGCTCTGCCTCGCATTTGGAAGCTTCATAGGGATTTACAAAATGCCTGTCGGCTGAATAAAGAGC
It encodes the following:
- a CDS encoding aromatic acid exporter family protein codes for the protein MKQTIPYKFIGGRIAKTGLAVFITAFICHMLNWPAMFAVITAIVTIEPTVADSIRKAYVRFPAAAIGAGFAVLFTFIFGDSPYSYASVSLATIIVCHKLKLHDGMLVATLTGVAMISTVHDHYLSSFFIRLGTTTTGIVVSTAVNFFVMPPNYSKSIIKNIHALYRGSGDILLKRGIEIFNSQESDRNVRSDFQRLIKDIDKTETLCHYQKAEYRYHRFSREDMRDFHYEYKKLTILRQITYHTGNLIFLAPGRLDIEKSRKKFALSVLEDLKDSLYDPGFLISETQREKISQVTQWFIEQKQLDPAGGLKPRTHHHVQPETAILYEILSIHDLIEELNQIQIMEVKHRKLLKAPLKQVAKKRETGMNE
- a CDS encoding SDR family NAD(P)-dependent oxidoreductase, which gives rise to MNILITGANGFLGKKLSLKLLEQGHKLYLLVRSRKRLDAFMQSEGSGFSKQIHILEGDVTEKHLGLNRELVGLLKGKIDALYHSAALLSFDERDREKTFEVNVSGTENVLKLALEINCPKVLYISTAYTVGTETEGAEALYSADRHFVNPYEASKCEAEHLVYTFRDKLDIVILRPGIIIGDSRTGEADTNFGLYGFLKGIKILKKRSLRKPNGQTCRIYLDPEVAQNFVPVNYVIDTLHAALIHAENGGIYNITNPNPPLQSDVYEIVKEVLDFTQLEMCVPVESAEMTSEEKAFHDSMSIFHNYFQRTIDFPSDNTEKLLAVAGIPMLQMDRDALTRIIAGYLMGRASISS